From Sphingomonas bisphenolicum, one genomic window encodes:
- a CDS encoding valine--tRNA ligase — translation MTELPKTFDPADIESRWYAHWEANGLFRPERPDATPFTIVNPPPNVTGSLHIGHALDNTLQDIVIRYERLRGKDALWVVGTDHAGIATQMVVERQLNAQQQKRTDFTRDEFVAKVWEWKAESGGTITGQLRRLGCSMDWANERFTMDEGFSKAVVKTFVELHKRGLLYRDKRLVNWDPHFRSAISDLEVETVETKGGFWRFRYPLADGVTLADGSDHIVVATTRPETMLADMAVAVHPDDERYKAVIGKEILQPITGRRFKIVPDEHADPALGSGAVKITPGHDFNDFDVGKRAGFKAGEMLNMFDADANVVQTADGLIPDRFLGLHRFKRDGVDGAREAVVAEMKALGLLVPHVTKDKEGEPVEADFEPRTIQTPFGDRSNVVIEPWLTDQWYVDAEKLAVAPMQAVRDGAIEIVPKTWEKTFFNWMENIQPWCVSRQLWWGHQIPAWFGPKRGFDNEIADISWSTEDVPFVALDEDDLRAQLKEYYGEAAEFVIVGDEEEYLERDTAISGNQKLADENANRIALYRDPDVLDTWFSSALWPFGTLGWPEQSDKLSRHYPNDLLISGFDILFFWDARMAMQGMEFMGEAPWKKLYLHGLVRAADGQKMSKSKGNVVDPLGLIDRFGADALRFFMAAMESQGRDVKMDEKRVEGYRNFATKLWNAARFLQSNGVTASTSHEAPAAALPVNRWIIAETVATVQAIDTALAELRFDAAANAIYHFVWDQFCDWYIELTKGAMDDETRAVAGWAFDQILVMLHPFMPFITEELWHLTGNRANALIVAQWPQALAAVDTDAQAEIDWLIRLVSAIRTARTELNVPPGAKLPMVVRDAAEETHRRLDRQGVALARLGRVESLTFGEPPAGGAAQIVVDEATFILPLAGVIDIAAEKTRLAKALAAAEKERDGLGGRLSNASFVEKAKPEAVAKAREDHAEKTAEAERLKAALERLG, via the coding sequence ATGACCGAATTGCCCAAAACCTTCGACCCCGCCGATATCGAATCCCGCTGGTACGCCCATTGGGAGGCGAACGGCCTGTTCCGCCCCGAACGGCCGGACGCGACGCCCTTCACCATCGTGAACCCGCCGCCGAATGTGACGGGGAGCCTGCATATCGGCCATGCGCTCGACAATACGTTGCAGGATATCGTGATCCGCTACGAACGGTTGCGCGGCAAGGATGCCTTGTGGGTGGTCGGCACCGACCATGCGGGCATCGCGACGCAGATGGTGGTCGAGCGGCAACTCAACGCCCAGCAGCAGAAGCGGACCGACTTCACGCGCGACGAATTCGTCGCGAAGGTGTGGGAATGGAAGGCCGAAAGCGGCGGCACCATCACCGGCCAGTTGCGGCGGCTGGGCTGTTCCATGGACTGGGCGAACGAACGCTTCACCATGGACGAGGGATTCTCGAAGGCGGTCGTGAAGACCTTCGTGGAACTGCACAAGCGCGGCCTGCTCTACCGCGACAAGCGGCTGGTGAACTGGGACCCGCATTTCCGCTCGGCCATTTCGGACCTGGAGGTCGAGACGGTCGAGACGAAGGGCGGCTTCTGGCGCTTCCGCTATCCGCTGGCCGATGGCGTCACGCTGGCGGACGGCAGCGACCATATCGTTGTCGCGACGACGCGGCCGGAAACGATGCTGGCCGATATGGCGGTCGCGGTGCATCCCGATGACGAGCGCTACAAGGCGGTCATCGGCAAGGAGATTCTCCAGCCGATTACGGGCCGCCGGTTCAAGATCGTGCCCGACGAACATGCCGATCCGGCGCTGGGGTCCGGCGCGGTCAAGATCACGCCGGGCCATGATTTCAACGACTTCGACGTGGGCAAGCGCGCGGGCTTCAAGGCCGGCGAGATGCTCAACATGTTCGATGCCGACGCCAATGTCGTCCAGACCGCCGACGGCCTGATCCCCGATCGCTTCCTGGGGCTGCACCGTTTCAAGCGCGATGGCGTGGACGGGGCGCGCGAAGCGGTGGTCGCGGAGATGAAGGCGCTGGGCCTGCTGGTTCCGCACGTCACCAAGGACAAGGAAGGCGAGCCGGTCGAAGCCGATTTCGAGCCGCGCACGATCCAGACGCCGTTCGGGGATCGCTCCAACGTCGTGATCGAACCCTGGCTGACCGACCAATGGTATGTCGATGCCGAAAAGCTGGCCGTGGCGCCGATGCAGGCGGTGCGCGACGGCGCGATCGAGATCGTGCCCAAGACATGGGAAAAGACCTTCTTCAACTGGATGGAGAATATCCAGCCCTGGTGCGTGTCGCGTCAGCTCTGGTGGGGGCATCAGATTCCGGCTTGGTTTGGGCCGAAAAGAGGGTTTGATAATGAAATTGCTGACATTTCTTGGTCAACCGAAGACGTTCCGTTTGTCGCGTTAGATGAAGACGATCTTCGTGCTCAACTCAAAGAATATTATGGCGAGGCGGCAGAGTTCGTCATCGTAGGTGACGAAGAGGAATATCTGGAGCGCGACACTGCAATCAGCGGCAATCAAAAATTGGCCGACGAGAATGCAAATAGGATTGCCCTTTATCGCGATCCCGACGTCCTAGACACATGGTTCTCCTCTGCGCTCTGGCCCTTCGGCACGCTGGGCTGGCCGGAGCAGAGCGACAAGCTGTCGCGCCATTATCCCAATGATCTGCTGATTTCCGGCTTCGACATCCTGTTCTTCTGGGACGCCCGCATGGCGATGCAGGGGATGGAGTTCATGGGCGAGGCCCCATGGAAGAAGCTCTATCTCCACGGTCTGGTCCGCGCGGCCGACGGGCAGAAAATGTCCAAGTCCAAGGGCAATGTGGTCGATCCGCTGGGCCTGATCGACAGGTTCGGCGCAGACGCGCTGCGTTTCTTCATGGCGGCGATGGAGAGCCAGGGCCGCGACGTGAAGATGGATGAGAAGCGGGTCGAGGGCTATCGCAACTTCGCGACCAAGCTGTGGAATGCGGCGCGCTTCCTCCAGTCGAACGGCGTCACCGCATCGACCAGCCATGAGGCGCCCGCCGCCGCTCTGCCGGTCAACCGCTGGATCATCGCGGAGACGGTCGCGACCGTACAGGCGATCGACACGGCGCTGGCCGAACTGCGGTTCGATGCAGCCGCCAACGCCATCTATCACTTCGTCTGGGACCAGTTTTGCGACTGGTATATCGAATTGACGAAAGGCGCGATGGACGATGAGACGCGCGCCGTCGCGGGCTGGGCGTTCGACCAGATATTGGTGATGCTGCATCCCTTCATGCCGTTCATAACCGAAGAGTTATGGCATTTGACGGGCAACCGCGCGAACGCCCTGATCGTCGCGCAATGGCCGCAGGCGCTGGCCGCTGTCGACACCGATGCGCAGGCCGAGATCGACTGGCTGATCCGGCTGGTGAGCGCGATCCGCACCGCGCGGACCGAACTCAACGTGCCGCCCGGCGCGAAGCTGCCGATGGTAGTGCGCGACGCAGCGGAGGAAACCCATCGCAGGCTCGACCGTCAGGGCGTGGCGCTGGCCCGCCTTGGTCGCGTCGAAAGCCTGACCTTCGGCGAACCGCCGGCGGGCGGCGCGGCGCAGATCGTGGTGGACGAGGCGACTTTCATCCTGCCGCTGGCAGGCGTGATCGACATCGCGGCGGAAAAGACCCGCCTCGCCAAGGCGCTGGCGGCGGCGGAGAAGGAGCGGGATGGTCTGGGCGGTCGCCTGTCCAACGCCAGTTTCGTCGAGAAGGCCAAGCCCGAAGCCGTCGCCAAGGCGCGCGAGGACCATGCCGAGAAGACGGCCGAGGCGGAACGGTTGAAGGCGGCGCTGGAGCGGCTGGGGTAA
- a CDS encoding ATP-binding protein — MTHMPGAQHFSSPATPVHLASVQSMGMVFQIAGSSSKVLIDAQRLALLEQDEDPCTAMAGQVGSQVKMRVGNSWLVASVRAMTLDQASKGIVADIDFLGEGDEEKLTGRIYRFRRGVTRYPTPGTDIFPVSSHDMQQIYAADDRANVEIGTVYPTTDTRAALYVDSMLGKHFALLGSTGTGKSTSAALILHRICDLSPQGHIVMIDPHGEYGAAFASNGAVFDVSNLALPYWLMNFEEHCEVFVTSSGSERTVDSDILAKCLLAARMKNRLAESIGRLTVDSPIPYLLSDLTTILQNEMGKLDKGTNSLPYMRLKTKIEEIKADPRYSFMFSGMLVADTMQAFLAKIFRLPSDGKPISIIDVSAMPSDITSTVVSVLSRLVFDYAIWARDEPQRPILLVCEEAHRYIPNTTTGSGQAVRKILERIAKEGRKYGISLGLITQRPSDLAEGVLSQCGTIISMRLNNDRDQAFVKAAMPEGARGFLDSIPALRNREAIICGEGVAVPIRVALDNLEEHRRPASGDPSFTELWRQAGSESDILERTITRWRNQGR; from the coding sequence ATGACCCATATGCCGGGCGCACAACATTTTTCATCCCCCGCGACGCCCGTGCATCTCGCTTCGGTCCAGTCCATGGGAATGGTGTTCCAGATCGCCGGGTCCAGTTCCAAGGTGCTGATCGACGCGCAGCGCCTGGCGCTGCTGGAGCAGGATGAAGACCCCTGCACCGCCATGGCAGGCCAGGTCGGCAGCCAGGTGAAGATGCGCGTCGGCAATAGCTGGCTGGTCGCCAGCGTCCGTGCGATGACATTGGACCAGGCGAGCAAGGGCATCGTCGCCGACATCGATTTCCTGGGCGAAGGCGATGAGGAAAAACTGACCGGCCGCATCTACCGCTTCCGCCGCGGCGTCACCCGCTATCCGACCCCCGGCACCGACATCTTCCCGGTGTCGAGCCACGACATGCAGCAAATCTACGCCGCGGACGACCGGGCGAATGTGGAGATCGGCACCGTCTACCCCACCACGGACACGCGCGCGGCCCTCTATGTCGATTCGATGCTGGGCAAGCATTTCGCGCTGCTGGGGTCCACCGGTACGGGTAAGTCGACCAGCGCCGCCCTGATCCTGCACCGCATCTGCGACCTGTCGCCGCAGGGGCATATCGTGATGATCGATCCGCACGGCGAATATGGCGCAGCCTTCGCCAGCAACGGCGCGGTGTTCGACGTCAGCAACCTGGCCCTGCCCTATTGGCTGATGAATTTCGAGGAGCATTGCGAAGTGTTCGTCACGTCGTCCGGCTCCGAACGTACGGTCGACAGCGACATTCTCGCCAAATGCCTGCTGGCCGCGCGGATGAAGAACCGGCTGGCGGAAAGCATCGGCCGCCTGACGGTGGATTCGCCGATCCCCTATCTGTTGTCCGACCTCACCACCATCCTCCAGAATGAGATGGGCAAGCTCGACAAGGGCACCAATTCGCTGCCCTATATGCGTCTCAAGACCAAGATCGAGGAGATCAAGGCCGACCCGCGCTACAGCTTCATGTTCTCCGGCATGTTGGTCGCCGACACGATGCAGGCGTTCCTCGCCAAGATTTTCCGCCTGCCGTCCGACGGCAAGCCCATCTCGATCATCGACGTGTCCGCCATGCCGTCCGACATCACCTCGACCGTCGTGTCGGTGCTGTCGCGGCTGGTGTTCGACTATGCCATCTGGGCGCGCGACGAGCCGCAGCGGCCCATCCTGCTGGTGTGTGAGGAAGCGCATCGCTATATCCCCAACACGACAACCGGGTCGGGACAGGCGGTGCGCAAGATATTGGAGCGGATCGCCAAGGAAGGCCGCAAATACGGCATTTCGCTGGGCCTCATCACCCAGCGTCCGTCCGACCTTGCCGAAGGCGTGCTGTCGCAATGCGGCACGATCATTTCGATGCGCCTCAACAACGATCGCGACCAGGCCTTCGTCAAGGCCGCCATGCCCGAAGGCGCGCGCGGTTTCCTCGATTCGATTCCCGCCCTGCGCAACCGGGAGGCGATCATCTGCGGCGAGGGCGTCGCGGTGCCGATCCGCGTCGCGCTCGACAATCTGGAAGAGCATCGCCGCCCCGCATCGGGCGACCCTAGCTTCACCGAATTGTGGCGTCAGGCCGGCAGCGAGTCCGACATATTGGAACGCACCATCACCCGCTGGCGCAACCAGGGGCGCTAA
- a CDS encoding MATE family efflux transporter, whose protein sequence is MAASRPGAKDLTQGPIASTLLMFAIPTLASNILQSLNGSINAIWVGRFLGAQALAATANANIIMFLMFSVVFGFGMASTVMIAQAVGARDLDAARHAFGSAVGFCSMLGLGVALAGWIGAPALLRLLATPAEAFDLALVYLRVIFIAMPATLLSVMMMMGLRGAGDARTPLIFMIVSVAVDLILNPVLILGLGPIPAFGIAGSAAATAAAGFVSLIGLVAFTYAKDLPLRLRGKELAYLWPAADQMRVLVGKGLPMGLQMIVMSASGLVMIGLVNREGLLVTAAYGAAQQIWTYLQMPAMAMGAAVSAMAAQNIGAGRWDRISRITGYGIGYLLAITGAMIVIILLFHELLLSLFLGSNQAAIDAAWNMQLLASWSFMMFGCTMILFGVMRANGVVVAPLVILCFTLFGVRLGFYELGYPHWGADALWLSFPAGSAVALLLAWAVYARGAWRTTRLLVPVHEEQCRETVNSDAEPAGRIAPAG, encoded by the coding sequence GTGGCAGCGAGCAGACCGGGCGCAAAAGACCTGACGCAGGGGCCGATCGCATCGACCCTGCTGATGTTCGCCATTCCCACGCTGGCGTCGAATATTCTCCAGTCCCTGAACGGATCGATCAATGCGATCTGGGTCGGGCGCTTCCTGGGCGCGCAGGCGCTGGCGGCGACGGCCAACGCCAATATCATCATGTTCCTGATGTTCTCGGTGGTGTTCGGCTTCGGCATGGCATCGACCGTGATGATCGCGCAGGCTGTCGGCGCCCGCGATCTGGACGCGGCCCGGCACGCCTTCGGGTCTGCGGTCGGCTTCTGTTCGATGCTGGGGCTGGGCGTCGCTCTGGCGGGCTGGATCGGCGCGCCGGCACTGCTGCGCCTGCTGGCGACGCCGGCGGAGGCGTTCGACCTCGCGCTGGTCTATCTGCGCGTCATCTTCATCGCCATGCCCGCGACCCTGCTCAGCGTCATGATGATGATGGGGCTGCGCGGCGCGGGGGATGCACGCACGCCGCTCATCTTCATGATCGTCAGCGTCGCGGTCGACCTGATCCTCAATCCGGTGCTGATCCTGGGGCTGGGGCCGATCCCGGCCTTCGGCATCGCCGGGTCGGCGGCGGCGACGGCGGCGGCGGGCTTCGTCAGCCTGATCGGGCTGGTCGCCTTCACCTATGCCAAGGATTTGCCGCTGCGGCTGCGGGGCAAGGAACTGGCCTATCTCTGGCCCGCCGCCGACCAGATGCGCGTGCTGGTGGGCAAGGGGCTGCCCATGGGGTTGCAGATGATCGTCATGTCCGCGTCGGGCCTGGTGATGATCGGGCTGGTCAATCGCGAAGGCCTGCTGGTGACGGCGGCCTATGGCGCGGCGCAGCAGATCTGGACCTATCTCCAGATGCCCGCCATGGCCATGGGCGCGGCGGTCAGCGCCATGGCGGCGCAGAATATCGGTGCAGGGCGCTGGGACCGGATCAGCCGCATTACCGGCTATGGCATCGGTTATCTGCTGGCGATCACTGGCGCGATGATCGTCATCATCCTGCTTTTCCACGAACTATTGCTGTCGCTATTTTTGGGCAGCAACCAGGCGGCGATCGACGCGGCGTGGAACATGCAGTTGCTGGCGAGCTGGAGCTTCATGATGTTCGGCTGCACCATGATCCTGTTCGGCGTGATGCGCGCCAATGGCGTGGTGGTCGCGCCTTTGGTCATCCTGTGCTTCACCCTGTTCGGCGTGCGTCTTGGGTTTTACGAGCTAGGCTATCCGCACTGGGGCGCGGACGCGCTTTGGCTGAGTTTCCCGGCAGGATCGGCGGTGGCGCTGCTGCTGGCATGGGCGGTCTATGCGCGCGGCGCATGGCGCACGACGCGCCTGCTGGTGCCGGTGCATGAGGAACAATGCCGTGAGACGGTGAACAGCGATGCCGAACCGGCCGGCCGGATCGCGCCGGCGGGTTGA
- a CDS encoding acyltransferase family protein, with protein MDQLRALGLANNQDGRVSDIPKRDGRTDGARRSAAIAIARVICILGVVYVHAWTGLNGEALKALRGSGQDNLRWLLMELFGRSAVPLLGLISGWLVARSQTTRDWGRHVRRKARTILLPMVLWNIIAIILVSGAAWRLGLSAPMPQSGWWAIDEIFILTRNPDINVQMPFLRDLFLCMVAAPLLVRMPNWSLGLVAAVAAGCHIAGFGPPVLMRASILVFFTLGILAQRGGWAERVASRPMLLMAVPFALLMAVQLYHAVTVGDDAWPVAQRALDLTLRVAAAVAFWRLAWALADSPARPMLLRIEPYMFFLFCAHLILIWLLGPVLGGLFGKMGTPFYPFYLILQPVMVLGATVAIGAGLRRVAPGTAALLSGGRLKRPEPQAVSRVVTV; from the coding sequence ATGGATCAACTTCGGGCATTGGGTTTAGCAAACAATCAGGATGGCCGCGTGTCCGATATTCCCAAGAGAGATGGCCGAACAGATGGAGCACGTCGCTCCGCCGCGATCGCGATCGCCCGCGTCATCTGTATATTGGGTGTGGTCTATGTTCATGCCTGGACCGGCCTGAATGGCGAGGCGCTCAAGGCGCTGCGTGGCAGCGGCCAGGATAATCTGCGCTGGCTGCTGATGGAATTGTTCGGCCGCAGCGCGGTGCCGCTGCTGGGCCTGATCTCCGGCTGGCTGGTTGCCCGATCGCAGACGACGCGCGATTGGGGCAGGCATGTGCGGCGCAAGGCGCGCACCATCCTGCTGCCCATGGTGCTTTGGAACATCATCGCCATCATTCTGGTGTCGGGCGCCGCCTGGCGGCTGGGCCTGTCGGCGCCGATGCCGCAATCGGGATGGTGGGCGATCGATGAGATATTCATCCTGACCCGCAACCCGGACATCAACGTGCAAATGCCGTTTCTGCGCGACCTGTTCCTGTGCATGGTCGCTGCGCCCTTGCTGGTGCGGATGCCGAACTGGTCGCTGGGGCTGGTCGCAGCGGTGGCGGCGGGGTGCCACATCGCCGGCTTCGGCCCACCGGTGCTGATGCGGGCGTCGATCCTCGTCTTCTTCACGCTGGGCATATTGGCGCAGCGCGGTGGCTGGGCCGAGCGCGTAGCGAGCAGGCCGATGCTGCTGATGGCGGTGCCATTCGCCTTGCTCATGGCGGTGCAACTCTATCATGCCGTGACCGTCGGCGACGACGCCTGGCCAGTGGCGCAGCGGGCGCTCGACCTGACGCTGCGGGTGGCGGCGGCGGTGGCTTTCTGGCGGCTGGCCTGGGCGCTGGCGGACAGCCCGGCGCGGCCCATGCTGCTGCGGATCGAGCCTTATATGTTCTTCCTCTTCTGCGCCCACCTGATCCTGATCTGGCTGCTGGGGCCGGTGCTGGGCGGGCTTTTCGGGAAGATGGGCACGCCCTTCTATCCCTTCTACCTGATCCTGCAGCCTGTCATGGTGCTGGGCGCGACAGTGGCGATCGGCGCGGGATTGCGCCGTGTCGCGCCCGGCACGGCGGCGCTGCTCAGCGGTGGGCGGTTGAAGCGGCCGGAGCCTCAGGCGGTTTCCCGGGTCGTGACCGTCTGA